Proteins co-encoded in one Gossypium arboreum isolate Shixiya-1 chromosome 11, ASM2569848v2, whole genome shotgun sequence genomic window:
- the LOC108472263 gene encoding mitogen-activated protein kinase kinase kinase 5-like translates to MVYNMFALGCNLLDLMKKYDVKILERDVNYYAQMILEVLLDNHEKGFICSDLKPGNILVFPPQHGTSLSTLKIADFGLAKQLGVKDTRFGFRGIRYYMSSGSIFEEVSGALDIWSLGCIEVQIVMGRLPWDTRDRDELRDKLLRGESPNILEDMSKLGKSFLKECFAIDPNKR, encoded by the coding sequence ATGGTTTACAATATGTTCGCCCTAGGATGTAATCTATTAGACTTGATGAAAAAGTATGATGTTAAAATCCTAGAAAGGGATGTTAACTACTATGCCCAAATGATACTTGAAGTACTTCTAGACAATCATGAGAAAGGGTTTATTTGTTCAGATCTAAAACCAGGTAATATTTTGGTTTTCCCTCCTCAACATGGTACCAGTTTATCTACTTTAAAGATTGCAGATTTTGGATTAGCTAAACAACTAGGGGTAAAAGATACTAGGTTTGGGTTTCGAGGTATAAGGTATTACATGTCTTCTGGATCGATTTTCGAAGAAGTTAGTGGTGCATTGGATATATGGTCGTTGGGCTGCATTGAGGTTCAAATAGTTATGGGGAGATTGCCATGGGACACtcgtgatcgagatgaattaAGAGACAAGCTTTTGAGAGGAGAATCACCCAACATCTTGGAAGACATGTCGAAGCTAGGAAAGAGTTTCTTGAAGGAATGCTTTGCTATTGATCCAAACAAAAGATAG